A single region of the Photobacterium sanguinicancri genome encodes:
- a CDS encoding GGDEF domain-containing protein has protein sequence MDELSLTARVDKAALTNLSTGFRWASAVSLFFLLMMTFSFRIEDTGIIDSYFDQFFLLAIISSLVFIFGANLLNIPFFYARWKIASIAYASTFSTCWAAIIALISIGGDYYDAADILSDIILMIVLLGFFSYRPVLYAGILPILFVSTVISFVSAKNAIILPTEKFIAACLVIESGRRILYRWFYNNIEKDHENKRLMKKLSDIASRDQLTDIHNRRFFEYELDKQFQRTKRTQSELGLVMIDIDHFKNYNDRLGHVEGDKCIRTVAKVIQQSLKRSTDSVSRYGGEEFVVLLPNTDLAGTLQVVKRIKTNLANKAMVHPDSNTCEWVTVSQGIAQWRQHIGPESLIKEADSYLYKAKQLGRNQYYYSAA, from the coding sequence ATGGATGAACTCAGCCTAACCGCTCGAGTAGACAAAGCTGCACTTACCAATCTATCAACAGGCTTTCGTTGGGCTTCTGCTGTTTCTCTCTTCTTCCTATTAATGATGACTTTCTCTTTTCGCATAGAAGATACAGGCATCATTGATAGCTATTTCGACCAGTTTTTCCTGCTGGCTATCATAAGCAGCCTCGTCTTTATCTTCGGTGCTAATCTCTTAAACATTCCGTTTTTCTATGCACGCTGGAAAATAGCCAGCATTGCTTATGCATCAACATTTAGTACCTGTTGGGCTGCAATTATTGCCTTAATATCTATTGGCGGTGACTATTACGATGCAGCTGACATCCTTAGCGACATAATTTTAATGATTGTTTTATTAGGTTTTTTCTCTTATCGCCCCGTTCTTTATGCAGGTATACTCCCTATACTATTTGTAAGTACGGTGATCAGTTTTGTTTCTGCCAAAAATGCCATAATCCTACCAACAGAGAAATTTATTGCCGCCTGTCTAGTGATTGAGTCTGGGCGACGCATCCTTTATCGCTGGTTTTATAACAACATCGAAAAAGATCACGAAAATAAACGATTAATGAAAAAACTCTCCGATATTGCCTCTCGCGATCAACTGACAGACATCCATAACCGTCGCTTCTTTGAATATGAGCTCGATAAGCAATTTCAGCGAACCAAACGCACACAAAGTGAGCTCGGATTGGTCATGATTGATATTGACCACTTCAAAAATTACAACGATAGATTGGGGCATGTGGAGGGTGATAAGTGTATTCGAACCGTGGCCAAGGTTATTCAGCAAAGCTTAAAACGGAGTACCGACAGTGTGTCACGCTATGGTGGTGAAGAGTTTGTCGTTTTGCTACCTAATACCGATTTAGCAGGCACGCTGCAAGTTGTAAAACGCATTAAAACAAACCTGGCTAACAAAGCCATGGTACACCCAGACTCCAATACCTGCGAGTGGGTAACAGTTAGCCAAGGCATTGCACAGTGGCGTCAACATATAGGGCCAGAGAGCCTTATTAAAGAGGCCGATAGCTATTTGTATAAAGCGAAACAATTGGGCAGAAATCAATATTATTACTCAGCAGCCTAA